Proteins encoded within one genomic window of Citrobacter amalonaticus Y19:
- the silR gene encoding copper/silver response regulator transcription factor SilR — protein sequence MKILIVEDEIKTGEYLSKGLTEAGFVVDHADNGLTGYHLAMTAEYDLVILDIMLPDVNGWDIIRMLRTAGKGMPVLLLTALGTIEHRVKGLELGADDYLVKPFAFAELLARVRTLLRRGNTMITESQFKVADLSIDLVSRKVSRAGNRIVLTSKEFSLLEFFIRHQGEVLPRSLIASQVWDMNFDSDTNAIDVAVKRLRAKIDNDYETKLIQTVRGVGYMLEVPDA from the coding sequence ATGAAAATATTGATCGTCGAAGACGAAATTAAAACAGGTGAATATCTCAGCAAAGGGCTTACAGAGGCAGGGTTCGTAGTGGATCACGCTGATAATGGTCTTACCGGATATCATCTCGCCATGACAGCCGAGTATGATTTAGTCATTCTGGATATCATGCTACCTGATGTGAACGGCTGGGATATCATCCGCATGCTGCGCACTGCCGGAAAGGGTATGCCGGTCTTACTGCTGACAGCCCTCGGCACGATCGAACATAGGGTCAAAGGACTGGAACTGGGTGCGGACGATTATCTGGTTAAACCCTTTGCGTTTGCCGAACTGCTCGCCCGGGTGAGAACCCTTCTGAGGCGGGGAAACACGATGATCACGGAAAGCCAGTTTAAGGTGGCTGACCTCTCGATTGATCTCGTATCCAGAAAAGTCAGTCGCGCCGGAAACCGCATTGTGCTCACCAGTAAAGAGTTTAGCCTGCTGGAATTCTTCATTCGCCATCAGGGAGAGGTTCTTCCCCGCTCCCTGATTGCCTCTCAGGTCTGGGACATGAATTTTGACAGCGACACTAATGCGATCGATGTCGCAGTAAAGCGACTCCGCGCTAAAATAGACAACGATTACGAGACAAAGCTGATCCAGACAGTCCGGGGCGTGGGCTACATGCTGGAGGTCCCGGATGCATAG